The window ATGGTCGTGTAACGATGGTTGCGACACCCTGTCCCCCGCCAATACACAGTGTGGCAAGACCCGACTTTACATCACGACGTTTCATTTCGTGAAGAAGTGTAACCAAGATACGCGCCCCACTCGCCCCGATCGGATGGCCAAGTGCAATTGCACCGCCATTGACATTCAGTTTTGATTCATCAAATTCAAGTTCTTTTCCTACCGCGATTGATTGTGCGGCGAATGCTTCGTTCGCTTCAATTAAATCAATTTCGGCTAGTTGCATATTTGCTTTAGTCAGTGCTTTTTTAACCGCTTGCACAGGACCCAGTCCCATAACGGACGGATCGACGCCTGCATTCCCATTCGCGGCAATTGTAGCGAGTGGCGTTAAGCCAAGCTCGTCAGCTTTTTCTTTTGACATAATAACAAATGCAGCTGCACCATCGTTAATGCCTGATGCATTTCCTGCAGTTACGCTTCCATCCTTTTTGAAAGCCGGTCGCAGTTTTCCAAGCTTGTCAGCAGTCGTTCCTGCTTTGACATATTCGTCTTGATTGAATATGAGTGGATCGCCTTTGCGCTGTGGAATCTCAATTGCAACGATTTCCTCTGCGAAAGTGCCGGCTTCAATTGCTGCCGCCGCTTTCTGTTGTGATTTTGCTGAAAATCCATCTTGTTCTTCGCGAGTTATTTCGTAACGGTCACATAGATTTTCAGCCGTGGTCCCCATATGATAATCATTAAATGCACACCATAGACCGTCTGAAATCATACTATCGATTATTTTTTGGTCACCCATTTTAAAGCCTTCACGGCCATTTTTCAGTAAGTAAGGTGCTTGGCTCATATTTTCCATTCCGCCTGCAACAATAATATCTGCATCTCCTGCAAGGATTGCCTGGCGGGCAAGATGGACAGCCTTTAATCCAGAACCGCATACTTTGTTGATGGTCAGAGCAGGAACAGTTTCAGGAAGTCCCGCTTTCATCGCAGCTTGCCGAGCCGGATTTTGACCGAGCCCTGCTTGCAATACATTCCCCATGATTACTTCGTCGACGCTCTCCGGCGCTACCCCAGCGCGTTTGAGAGCTTCTTTTATGACCGTTGCTCCGAGATCAGTTGCAGGTATATCTTTCAACGAACCAAGGAACGACCCGATTGCAGAACGAACTGCACTGATGATGACGACTTCATTCGACATTTCTTTTCCCCCTATTCCCTTATTTAAGTTGCCTGTATATGCATCCCTTCATTACAATATACTAGAGGAGGGATGATATGTTCATTTTACCAAACAACGTTACAATTATCGAGGTTGGTCCGCGCGATGGACTGCAAAACGAAAAGAAGCATGTCGATGAAAACGACAAGCTGGCATTTATTGAAGCTTTACAAGGGGCAGGCATTCAGGAAATGGAGCTGACTTCGTTTGTATCTCCAAAATGGGTGCCGCAAATGGCGGATGCAAAAACAATTGTAGAAAAGACAAAGAAAGTCGGCAGGCAATTCGTCCTTGCACCAAATGAAAAAGGCGCCGAGCTTGCAATTGAAGCGGGTGCACGCAGTATTGCCGTGTTCGTCGGGGTAAGCAATACATTTAACACTAAAAATATTAACCGAACAACCGCTGAAAGCATCGACGCGCTTGAGCCCGTCTTTGCGAAACTGAAAATAGATGGCATTTTTATCCGGGCTTGCATCTCCACTGCGTTTTATTGTCCGTATGAAGGGAAGATAGAGATAGAGGATGTCGTAGCACTTTGTAAACGATTTGTCGCTATGGGAGCCGATGAGCTAAGTGTAGCGGATACGATTGGGAAAGCGAATCCGCGTGAAAGTTATGAGTTGTTTAAGACATTGAAGAAAGAACTACCTGACGTCCTATTAACAGCTCATTTCCACGATACACGCAAAATGGCGATAGCAAATATTTTTGCTTCGCTACAAGCAGGCATTGACCGATTTGATACATCTGCGGGCGGCTTAGGTGGGTGCCCCTTCGCTCCTGGTGCAACGGGCAATGTTGCGACTGAAGATGTAGTCAACATGCTCGATGCGCTTGGCATCGAAACAGGCGTTGATGTGAAAAAAGTTTGTGAAGCAGTCCAAGTGATTGCGCCGCATGTGTCGCGGCCAATTGACACAGGAATGTACAGATTGTTTGAGAACGATCAACTGTAAAAGGAGTTGAGTGGGTTGAAACGGCGCGTTCTTTATATAACCGGTGTGATTTCTAGTACATTCACTGCGTTACTGGCCATTTTTGGAATTGTCTCCACGAATAGGCTGATGTTTTTGAAGTTGAAGGATTCCAATTTTATTTTAGAACGAGAAATAATTTCAAAACGATTTGATGAACATTGGTATGAAACAGTGCGCAAAGATGATATGTGGATTAAGTCACCAAACGGTTATTTATTGAGGGCGATATTTCTGAAACCACTTGAAACGGCGAAAACCGTGATCATTTGTCACGGTGTAACCGAAAATAAGATTAATTCAATGAAATATGCTCGTCTTTTCGAACGGCTTGGTTTTAACTCTGTCGTCTATGATCATCGACGGCACGGGGACTCAGGCGGAAAGACAACGAGTTTCGGGTATTATGAAAAAAATGACTTGCAGGCGATTGTCCATGCCGTGCGGCAACGGATTGGAAAAAGAGCTTTGCTTGGCATCCATGGCGAATCAATGGGTGCTGCAACAACAATTTTGTATGCGGGTACATTTAAAGATGAAGCAAATTTCCATATCGTCGATTGTCCATTTTCGGACTTTTCCGAACAGATTCTTCATATTTTAAGAAAAAATACTCCTATACGCTCATCCATGGCTCTGCGTATTGCCAACGTTTTTCTTAAAATGCGTGACGGTTATACGCTGAACTTGGTCTCACCGCGTGAAGTAGTTAAAAACATTGTGAAACCTGTTCTTTTCATCCATAGTATGGAAGATGATTTCATCCTTCCCTATATGACGGAAGAATTGTACGCAGCAAAACAAGGTGACAAAATGCTGAAGCTCTTTCAAAAGGGTACCCACGCCAAATCGTTCAATGACAATCCGATGCAATACGAAAAGACAGTACAGGAGTTTCTAGGGCGATTCGGTTTCAGAGACTAAGAAAACATCCATTCAGGGAGCTGAATGGATGTTTTTTCTATTCATTTGCCAGACGTTTGTATCACGACCGATCATAAATCCTCACCAACCGATCGTATTAGCTGCACGACCGCCCATATCCCCTCAACAACCGATCATATCAACCCCGCGACCGCCCATATCTCCTCAACAACCGATCATATCAGCCTCGCGACCGCCCCATCCCCCCTCGCCATCTGGTAACTCATCCTCAATCCAAGACCCAGTAACTTACAAACAACAAAAAACCACCTTTCCTGTCAAAACTTCAACAGAAAAAGTGGTTTACTAATTAGTTGGCAGAAAGATTAACCTATGTACAATACATTGCAGGTTGTCTTTTCACTACTCTTTTACAAACTATATGATGACTGGATTGCTTTTAATTACTTTTTAGTCTTTTTATCTTTTTTGTCACTCACTTTGTTCATTTGTGCCATCATTTGATTAATTTTCTTTTGTGAGGGTTTTTGTCCCATTTGCATCATCATCATACGTAACATGTCTTCATTAATCGGCGGGTTATCTTTCAAATATTTCATCATATATTGACGTGCAATGAAAAATCCGAGGGCCACACCTGCTAATAGCGCGACGATGATCAAAACGATCCACCATACTGTAGTCATCCGCTATACCTCCTCTACTTCAGTTATTCGATTTTACTCAACCATGATGAATTATACAACATTGTACTAGTGAATAGCAATGGACCGTAATTAAATATTCTAATCATCACATAATATGGAATTATACTTGCTACTATTTGGACAGACAAATAGACCCTTTTATACAAGTCGGGTCCTTTTGTCTGTGTATCTGATTTTTGTTTTTATAGATATGCAGCTTCTTCATATGCACGAAAGTCAGTCGTTTTGACAGGTTTAAGCCATCCCCATTCCCCGTGACCGTCCATGACAGCGAAGAAACGATCAGCTGCGCCTGACAACGCAACAAACAAATCCAAGTCCAGCATACGGGATCCATCGCAATATACATTAAGTGAATATGATGATAGCGAAATAAGAATGGATCCTTTGACGGGATGCGTCAGTTTGTATTCCCCGTTTCTGGATTCAATCGATGTGAATCCTTCACCTAAGTTTGCAATAATGGCTTCATCAATCATTTTCTCTTCAAGTTTGTCACATAAGTAATGGACTTCAAGCATACAATCATTCTGTTGCTCATCCTCTTTTAATAGGTCATACAAGAGCCGTTCACGTCCAATGACGAATGGCTGGTACGCTTCTTTCACTTTATAAATTCCGTATGATCGCAAAATCGCCACCCCCTAGTAATAAGCCTACATTAGTTGATTTAAAAAGGATGTCACATTGCGGAATGGACGAACACTATTATTGTCGGAAAATACGGATAACTAAAGATTCCGTTAAAACCTTCAAAAAAGCAGCTCCATTTGCCAAAGAATCTTAGGCAAACAGAGCTGCTTCATTTTTAGTTATTGATTAACATTTTTACCGTAGCAAGGACATTTTCTTCTGTAAAGCCGAATTCTTTAATGACAGTATCTCCAGGTGCACTCGCTCCGAACGTGTCGATTGCAATCATCGCACCTTCATCACCAATGTATTTATGCCAACCAAATGACACACCCATTTCGATACCAAGACGTTTTTTCACATCTTTCGGCAATACACTTTGTTTGTATGCGTCGTCTTGTTTCTCAAACAGATCCCATGATGGCATAGAAACGACAGATACATCGATTCCTTCAGCCAGCAATTTCGCTTGTGCCGCAACTGCAAGACTTACTTCAGAACCAGTTGCAATCAAAATTGCATCTGCTTGTTCTTTATTAGCAGGTGAAACGGTGTAAGCACCTTTTTTGACGCCTTCCATTGCAAGCTCTGCTGATTTCGGAAGGACAGTCAAGTTTTGACGAGATAATACTAGCGCAGTCGGCGCATTCTTCGATGACACGGCAATGTTCCAGGCAGCGGCAGTTTCGTTCGCATCTGCTGGTCGAATAACCGAAAGACCCGGCATTGCACGGAGTGAAGCAAGATGTTCAACCGGTTCATGTGTAGGGCCGTCTTCACCGACGGCTACGCTGTCATGTGTGAATACGTATGTGACCGGTATACCCATAAGGGATGAAAGACGGATTGCAGGACGCACGTAGTCACTGAATACGAAGAACGTTCCGCCGAATACATGTAAACCACCATGCAAAGTCATTCCATTTAACGCGGTTCCCATTGCGAATTCACGTACACCGAACCAAATATTCCGACCGGCATAATTTGCAGGAAGGAAATCCCCTGATCCTTTGATCGTCGTTTTGTTGGAACCTGCAAGATCCGCACTTCCGCCGAAGAATGATGGAAGCTGTTTAGCAATTGCATTGATGGCGTCGCCGGATGCAGAACGTGTCGCGTGTGATGAACCCGCTTCATACGTCGGCAATGATTTCTCGAAGCCTTCCGGCAATTTGCGGTCAATCGCATCTTTCAATTGCTTCGCAAGATCCGCATGTGTCGTTTCGTATTTTTTAAATAATGCGTTCCATTCCTGTTCTTTTTGCGCGCCTAACTTCTCAGCCGCTTCTTGGAATGTTTCATAGACACCTTCAGGAACATGGAAATCTTCATCTAGTGTCCATTCATAATATTCTTTTGTGAGTTTCATTTCATCTTCGCCAAGCGGCATGCCGTGTGCATCCGATTTTCCGGAGCGGTTTGGTGAACCATAACCAATGACCGTTTTAACTTCGATCATCGTTGGCCCTCCGACATTGCCTTTCGCTTCTTCAATTGCTGTCGAAACGAGGCCAATGTTATTGCCGTCCTCAACACGGATATAGTTCCAGCCATATGACTCAAAGCGTTTACAGATATTTTCGGAGAAAGACATGTCAAGTTCACCATCGAGTGAGATGTCGTTACTATCGTACAGGACAATCAGTTTATTCAACTGCAGATGCCCTGCAAGTGAAATCGCTTCGGCTGCAACACCCTCCATAAGATCACCATCGCCGCAAAGTGCGTACGTATAATGATCGACTACGTCAAAACTTGGTTGGTTGTACGTCGCTGCAAGGTGTTTTTCCGCCATTGCCATTCCGACTGCCATACCAATACCTTGTCCGAGTGGGCCAGTCGTAGCTTCAACGCCGACTGTATGGCCATATTCTGGATGCCCAGGAGTTTTGGAGTCCCAT of the Sporosarcina sp. FSL K6-1508 genome contains:
- the tkt gene encoding transketolase, encoding MTQQIDQLAINTIRTLSIDAIEKANSGHPGLPMGAAPMAYTLWTKHMHHNPSNPQWFNRDRFVLSAGHGSMLLYSLLHLGGYGLPMEEIKNFRQWDSKTPGHPEYGHTVGVEATTGPLGQGIGMAVGMAMAEKHLAATYNQPSFDVVDHYTYALCGDGDLMEGVAAEAISLAGHLQLNKLIVLYDSNDISLDGELDMSFSENICKRFESYGWNYIRVEDGNNIGLVSTAIEEAKGNVGGPTMIEVKTVIGYGSPNRSGKSDAHGMPLGEDEMKLTKEYYEWTLDEDFHVPEGVYETFQEAAEKLGAQKEQEWNALFKKYETTHADLAKQLKDAIDRKLPEGFEKSLPTYEAGSSHATRSASGDAINAIAKQLPSFFGGSADLAGSNKTTIKGSGDFLPANYAGRNIWFGVREFAMGTALNGMTLHGGLHVFGGTFFVFSDYVRPAIRLSSLMGIPVTYVFTHDSVAVGEDGPTHEPVEHLASLRAMPGLSVIRPADANETAAAWNIAVSSKNAPTALVLSRQNLTVLPKSAELAMEGVKKGAYTVSPANKEQADAILIATGSEVSLAVAAQAKLLAEGIDVSVVSMPSWDLFEKQDDAYKQSVLPKDVKKRLGIEMGVSFGWHKYIGDEGAMIAIDTFGASAPGDTVIKEFGFTEENVLATVKMLINN
- a CDS encoding acetyl-CoA C-acetyltransferase, with amino-acid sequence MSNEVVIISAVRSAIGSFLGSLKDIPATDLGATVIKEALKRAGVAPESVDEVIMGNVLQAGLGQNPARQAAMKAGLPETVPALTINKVCGSGLKAVHLARQAILAGDADIIVAGGMENMSQAPYLLKNGREGFKMGDQKIIDSMISDGLWCAFNDYHMGTTAENLCDRYEITREEQDGFSAKSQQKAAAAIEAGTFAEEIVAIEIPQRKGDPLIFNQDEYVKAGTTADKLGKLRPAFKKDGSVTAGNASGINDGAAAFVIMSKEKADELGLTPLATIAANGNAGVDPSVMGLGPVQAVKKALTKANMQLAEIDLIEANEAFAAQSIAVGKELEFDESKLNVNGGAIALGHPIGASGARILVTLLHEMKRRDVKSGLATLCIGGGQGVATIVTRP
- the sirA gene encoding sporulation inhibitor of replication protein SirA → MRSYGIYKVKEAYQPFVIGRERLLYDLLKEDEQQNDCMLEVHYLCDKLEEKMIDEAIIANLGEGFTSIESRNGEYKLTHPVKGSILISLSSYSLNVYCDGSRMLDLDLFVALSGAADRFFAVMDGHGEWGWLKPVKTTDFRAYEEAAYL
- a CDS encoding hydroxymethylglutaryl-CoA lyase, with amino-acid sequence MFILPNNVTIIEVGPRDGLQNEKKHVDENDKLAFIEALQGAGIQEMELTSFVSPKWVPQMADAKTIVEKTKKVGRQFVLAPNEKGAELAIEAGARSIAVFVGVSNTFNTKNINRTTAESIDALEPVFAKLKIDGIFIRACISTAFYCPYEGKIEIEDVVALCKRFVAMGADELSVADTIGKANPRESYELFKTLKKELPDVLLTAHFHDTRKMAIANIFASLQAGIDRFDTSAGGLGGCPFAPGATGNVATEDVVNMLDALGIETGVDVKKVCEAVQVIAPHVSRPIDTGMYRLFENDQL
- a CDS encoding YneF family protein, which codes for MTTVWWIVLIIVALLAGVALGFFIARQYMMKYLKDNPPINEDMLRMMMMQMGQKPSQKKINQMMAQMNKVSDKKDKKTKK
- a CDS encoding alpha/beta hydrolase; the protein is MKRRVLYITGVISSTFTALLAIFGIVSTNRLMFLKLKDSNFILEREIISKRFDEHWYETVRKDDMWIKSPNGYLLRAIFLKPLETAKTVIICHGVTENKINSMKYARLFERLGFNSVVYDHRRHGDSGGKTTSFGYYEKNDLQAIVHAVRQRIGKRALLGIHGESMGAATTILYAGTFKDEANFHIVDCPFSDFSEQILHILRKNTPIRSSMALRIANVFLKMRDGYTLNLVSPREVVKNIVKPVLFIHSMEDDFILPYMTEELYAAKQGDKMLKLFQKGTHAKSFNDNPMQYEKTVQEFLGRFGFRD